GCACGGATAAGCAGCAGTCCGCCGCAGCCGACCAGGAGAGCTCGGCCGGGCTCACCCTCGCCGAGACGGGAGCGGGCGTGGACACCACGCCCTACCTGATCGCCGGGACGGCGTTCGTCTGTGTGGGGGCGGCTTTCGTCGCGCACTCACGCAGAGGAGCGTCCGCGCTCTGACGCGGCGGTAAAGCAAACAAAGGGGGCCGCCCGGCTGTCGGGCGGCCCCCTTCACGTATCCGGTACTCAGGCCAGCGGGCCGGTCACCGGCTCCACCGCCGCCACCAGCCGGCCCTCGCGGACGAAGGCGTCGGCCGCCGCGAGATCCGGGGCCAGGAACCGGTCGGGACCCGGACCCTCTATCCCCGCCGAACGCAGCGCCTCGATCACGGCGAGCGAGGCGGGCGCGGGCATCAGACCCGTACGCAGCTCGATCGCACGGGTCGCCGCGTACAGCTCGACGGCGACGACGCGGGTCAGATTCCCGACGGCCGTACGGAGCTTGCGCGCCGCCGACCATCCCATGGACACGTGGTCCTCCTGCATCGCCGACGACGGGATGGAGTCGACGGACGCCGGAACGGCCAGCCGCTTCATCTCGCTGACCAGCGCGGCCTGTGTGTACTGGGCGATCATCAGCCCCGAGTCGACACCGGGGTCGTCCGCGAGGAAGGCGGGCAGACCGTGCGAACGGTTCTTGTCGAGCAGCCGGTCCGTGCGGCGCTCGGCGATGGAGCCGAGGTCGGCGGCGACGATCGCGAGGAAGTCCAGGACGTACGCGACGGGGGCGCCGTGGAAGTTGCCGTTGGACTCCACGCGCCCATCGGCCAGCACCACCGGGTTGTCGACGGAGGAGGCCAGTTCGCGGTCCGCGACGATCCGGGCGTACGCGAGGGTGTCCCGGCCCGCGCCGGCGACCTGCGGGGCGCAGCGCACGGAGTACGCGTCCTGCACCCGGGGCGCGGCGTCCTCCTGGAAGTGCCCGGTCAGCCCGGACCCGGCGAGCACCCGCAGCATGTTGTCGGCGCTGGCGCCCTGGCCGGGGTGCGGGCGGATGGCGTGCAGCTCGGGGGCGAGGACCTTGTCCGTACCGAGCAAGGCCTCCAGGGTCAGCGCGGCAGTGATGTCGGCGGAGGTGTAGAGCCGCTGGAGATCGGCGAGCGCCATGACCAGCATGCCGAGCATGCCGTCGGTGCCGTTGAGGAGCGCGAGCCCCTCCTTCTCCCGCAGCTCCAGGGGCTTGATGCCGTGCGCGGCCAGCAGCTCGCCCGCGGGCTTCAGGACGCCGTCCGGTCCCTCCGCGTCGCCCTCTCCCATCAGCGTCAGCGCGCAGTGGGAGAGGGGCGCGAGGTCGCCGGAGCAGCCGAGGGAGCCGTACTCGTGGACGACGGGCGTGATCCCGGCGTTCAGTACGTCCGCCATGGTCTGCGCGACCAGCGGT
This window of the Streptomyces niveus genome carries:
- the hutH gene encoding histidine ammonia-lyase; amino-acid sequence: MHTVVVGPAGTTAEDVVAVARGNARVELSADALSALAAAREIVDALAAKPEPVYGVSTGFGALASRAIGPDLRGRLQRNIVRSHAAGMGPRVEREVVRALMFLRLKTVASGHTGVRPLVAQTMADVLNAGITPVVHEYGSLGCSGDLAPLSHCALTLMGEGDAEGPDGVLKPAGELLAAHGIKPLELREKEGLALLNGTDGMLGMLVMALADLQRLYTSADITAALTLEALLGTDKVLAPELHAIRPHPGQGASADNMLRVLAGSGLTGHFQEDAAPRVQDAYSVRCAPQVAGAGRDTLAYARIVADRELASSVDNPVVLADGRVESNGNFHGAPVAYVLDFLAIVAADLGSIAERRTDRLLDKNRSHGLPAFLADDPGVDSGLMIAQYTQAALVSEMKRLAVPASVDSIPSSAMQEDHVSMGWSAARKLRTAVGNLTRVVAVELYAATRAIELRTGLMPAPASLAVIEALRSAGIEGPGPDRFLAPDLAAADAFVREGRLVAAVEPVTGPLA